A region from the Desulfitobacterium dehalogenans ATCC 51507 genome encodes:
- a CDS encoding 4Fe-4S dicluster domain-containing protein translates to MRYGMAIDLERCIGCHACSVACKQANNLPNKIWWNRVLTVGGEAMDTAMGTYPNNKIQFLPVNCQHCDNPPCTKACPVGATYKREEDGIVIQDYDKCIGCRMCMVACPYNARSFNWSKPEYYVDFAAGDSDAPVHQYNVVEKCTFCANRIAQDEVPACMELCPGRARYWGDLDDPNSEVSRAIRGRSYVKLLEEKGTKPSTFYLT, encoded by the coding sequence ATGCGTTATGGAATGGCTATTGATTTGGAGCGCTGCATTGGCTGTCACGCTTGCTCGGTAGCGTGCAAGCAAGCGAATAATCTGCCCAATAAAATTTGGTGGAACCGGGTTTTGACAGTGGGCGGCGAAGCGATGGATACAGCAATGGGAACCTATCCTAATAATAAGATACAGTTTCTGCCGGTAAACTGTCAGCATTGTGATAATCCGCCCTGCACCAAAGCCTGTCCGGTCGGCGCCACTTACAAACGGGAAGAGGACGGCATTGTTATCCAGGATTATGACAAATGCATCGGCTGCCGCATGTGTATGGTGGCTTGCCCCTACAACGCCAGAAGCTTCAACTGGAGCAAACCGGAGTATTATGTGGACTTTGCCGCCGGCGACAGCGACGCGCCTGTTCATCAGTACAATGTGGTAGAAAAATGTACCTTCTGTGCCAACCGGATTGCCCAGGACGAAGTTCCTGCCTGCATGGAGCTTTGTCCGGGAAGGGCCCGTTACTGGGGTGATCTGGACGATCCGAACAGCGAAGTGAGCCGCGCCATCAGAGGCCGCAGTTATGTTAAACTGCTCGAAGAAAAGGGTACCAAACCCTCTACCTTCTATTTAACGTAG
- a CDS encoding response regulator, producing MTKASLFLSDDHNILRHSLCLLLEKYGYVICGEAATGADTIAAVSQLKPDLLLLDITLPDMNGVEVTAELIGLLPDLRILALTMHDEKDYLLPFLEAGGHGYVHKSAADADLLNAIERVLAGEMFLRPPGVQLLAQSHKNLKQQQSASSAVQLSKREREVLGYLARGYTYKEIAELLYLSVRTIETYRMRIMNKLQINNRFELVEYAIEHQIFPNRPDREIP from the coding sequence ATGACGAAAGCCAGCTTGTTTTTAAGCGATGATCATAACATCCTGCGCCACTCCCTGTGCTTGCTTCTGGAGAAGTACGGGTATGTCATCTGTGGGGAGGCGGCAACCGGGGCGGATACCATTGCCGCAGTCAGTCAATTAAAGCCTGATCTGCTGCTTTTGGATATCACCTTACCCGATATGAATGGAGTAGAGGTAACGGCTGAGCTCATCGGACTTTTGCCCGATTTGCGTATTCTGGCGCTGACCATGCACGATGAGAAGGATTACCTTCTGCCTTTTCTCGAAGCCGGCGGACATGGTTATGTCCATAAATCGGCGGCGGACGCTGATTTGCTCAATGCCATCGAGCGGGTACTCGCCGGGGAGATGTTCCTCCGGCCCCCTGGAGTCCAACTTCTGGCCCAGAGCCACAAAAACCTCAAACAACAGCAATCCGCTTCTTCCGCAGTCCAGCTTTCTAAACGCGAGCGGGAGGTGCTGGGATATCTGGCGCGGGGTTATACCTACAAGGAAATCGCCGAGCTTCTCTATCTTTCGGTGCGCACCATCGAGACCTACCGGATGCGCATCATGAATAAACTGCAAATCAATAACCGTTTTGAACTGGTGGAATACGCCATTGAGCACCAGATTTTTCCGAACCGTCCCGATCGTGAAATTCCGTAA
- a CDS encoding molybdopterin-containing oxidoreductase family protein yields the protein MNDTTQVIIVDATDYGVDYAAFFAELRQRSPGIAVVALLADSSRAYRQHMLSGGADAALAIERADELLAAAVWHSARKNTSVFASNDCVEQAKEGIQNVKEDLKLFERQFNRRAFLKGSAAAAAVTGVTVASPGKMATKALAAGDGTASVKQEQIFYGACRANCFGGCRLKITVRNGKVVKTQMAEVPDKRYNRVCARGLTHTQMMYSPDRLKHPLKRVGERGAGQWEQITWEEAIKTITDTWKKIRTELGNNSIGFSHGTGSNGVLTNNGFHRLRNLMEATCFYCNYDSNHIVTIGQCLGIGPNYNGNEMADLINAKTIIFFGANITESQPQNWHFVKEAQENGTKLICIDPVSTTLAIRSDIHVPIRPGTDAALAMAMMNIIIKNGWTDDTFIKKSSVGPFLVKESDGTYLRFSDLWPLPEGEQDAIVVRDKDGNIGVPGRIPDPVIKGSYTVNGIKVTTAFDLLVNRVAEWTPERTAELCDIPVDQLHEITRIYATETPSTIFTGFGPDHYVNGNHAYVAIFALGMITGNIGKPGASTGWPFNLGFNINAGAISTAPGSPIGPTLPQVKIPYIVENKQYGGKPLELRSIYHVNTNPLGNFAGRQELLQAYEKLELIVASDWRLTDTARYADIVLPAAHWFEVEDIHSSGQTTWTAFQEKAVEPPFECKSDWEMIRMLAEAMGYGEHCSYTDSEMLRMACEGPGPEAFGISYDKLKSEKVVRGALPPGKTYLYGEDGVFKTATGRVQFYFENPQPDYLYDPVNQKINPDEERLPYFEPPREAWPETVGSFTRKPLAEKYPLVYTSERNKLKTHTMFGHNPWLLELYPEPIVKVNPQDARQRGIADGDYAKVYNDRGYVVLKVVFSSGVRPGMLVVPKGWQADQFKEGHYSDLVGNLVDDYRLNNNYFDTLCEMEKV from the coding sequence GTGAATGATACCACACAGGTCATCATTGTCGACGCCACGGATTATGGTGTGGATTATGCCGCCTTCTTTGCCGAGCTGCGGCAGAGAAGTCCTGGCATCGCCGTTGTTGCCCTCTTGGCCGACAGTTCAAGGGCCTATCGGCAGCATATGCTCTCAGGTGGTGCTGATGCCGCCTTGGCCATTGAGCGGGCTGACGAATTACTGGCTGCAGCAGTATGGCATAGCGCCCGTAAGAATACTTCGGTTTTTGCCTCCAATGATTGTGTAGAGCAAGCGAAGGAGGGAATTCAAAACGTGAAAGAGGATCTAAAGTTATTTGAACGTCAGTTTAACAGGAGAGCATTTCTTAAAGGATCCGCTGCTGCTGCGGCAGTTACCGGTGTGACGGTCGCCAGTCCGGGGAAGATGGCAACCAAGGCGCTGGCCGCTGGGGACGGGACCGCGAGCGTAAAACAGGAGCAAATTTTTTATGGTGCTTGCAGGGCTAACTGTTTTGGCGGCTGCCGTCTGAAAATTACGGTCCGCAATGGCAAGGTAGTAAAAACACAAATGGCCGAGGTTCCGGACAAACGCTACAACCGGGTCTGCGCCAGGGGATTGACTCATACTCAAATGATGTATAGTCCCGACCGGCTGAAACATCCGCTGAAAAGGGTGGGGGAACGTGGAGCCGGGCAATGGGAGCAGATTACCTGGGAAGAAGCCATTAAAACGATAACGGACACATGGAAAAAAATCCGGACGGAATTAGGAAATAATAGTATAGGATTTTCCCACGGCACTGGCAGCAACGGCGTATTGACCAATAACGGTTTTCACAGGTTGCGCAATTTGATGGAGGCCACCTGTTTTTATTGTAATTATGACAGCAATCATATAGTTACGATTGGTCAGTGTTTGGGCATTGGCCCTAATTATAACGGGAATGAAATGGCCGACCTGATAAATGCTAAAACAATTATATTTTTTGGCGCCAATATTACTGAATCGCAACCTCAGAATTGGCATTTTGTAAAGGAAGCACAGGAAAATGGCACTAAGCTCATCTGTATTGATCCTGTCAGCACAACCTTGGCGATCCGTTCCGATATTCACGTGCCAATCCGTCCGGGGACTGATGCTGCCTTGGCTATGGCGATGATGAATATCATTATAAAAAACGGCTGGACTGATGACACATTTATCAAAAAGTCTTCAGTTGGACCTTTTCTGGTAAAAGAAAGCGACGGTACTTATTTAAGGTTTAGTGACCTGTGGCCATTGCCGGAAGGAGAACAGGATGCTATTGTCGTCCGGGATAAAGATGGGAACATCGGTGTTCCCGGTAGAATTCCAGATCCTGTCATCAAAGGCAGCTATACGGTCAACGGTATCAAAGTGACAACAGCTTTTGACCTTCTTGTCAACAGGGTGGCAGAGTGGACCCCTGAGCGTACGGCGGAATTATGCGATATTCCGGTAGATCAGCTTCATGAAATTACCCGTATTTACGCCACCGAAACACCAAGCACTATTTTTACAGGGTTTGGGCCGGACCATTATGTGAATGGCAATCATGCTTATGTAGCAATATTTGCCTTGGGCATGATCACGGGTAATATCGGCAAACCGGGTGCGAGCACCGGCTGGCCTTTCAACCTGGGCTTCAACATCAATGCCGGAGCTATTTCGACTGCGCCCGGATCGCCAATCGGCCCTACATTACCTCAGGTTAAAATTCCCTATATTGTGGAAAATAAGCAATATGGGGGCAAGCCTTTGGAGCTCAGAAGTATCTATCATGTCAATACGAATCCATTGGGCAATTTCGCCGGGCGTCAGGAACTTTTGCAAGCATATGAAAAGCTGGAGCTCATTGTCGCGTCCGACTGGAGACTGACGGATACGGCTCGTTATGCGGATATTGTGCTGCCGGCTGCTCACTGGTTTGAGGTGGAAGATATTCATAGCAGCGGTCAGACAACCTGGACGGCGTTCCAGGAAAAAGCGGTGGAGCCGCCTTTTGAATGTAAGTCCGATTGGGAGATGATCCGGATGTTGGCGGAGGCGATGGGGTATGGAGAACATTGCTCCTACACCGACAGTGAAATGCTCAGAATGGCTTGCGAAGGTCCCGGACCGGAGGCATTCGGTATTTCTTACGACAAGCTGAAAAGCGAAAAAGTGGTAAGAGGGGCTCTCCCTCCCGGTAAAACGTATCTCTATGGAGAAGACGGTGTTTTCAAGACTGCAACCGGTCGCGTTCAATTTTATTTTGAAAATCCGCAGCCGGATTATCTTTATGATCCTGTAAATCAAAAGATTAATCCCGATGAAGAACGCCTGCCTTATTTTGAACCGCCACGCGAAGCATGGCCTGAAACGGTTGGAAGTTTTACCAGAAAGCCATTGGCTGAAAAATATCCTTTGGTGTATACCTCCGAGCGCAATAAATTAAAAACCCATACCATGTTTGGACATAACCCATGGTTGCTGGAATTATATCCTGAACCAATAGTTAAAGTAAATCCGCAGGACGCCCGACAACGGGGCATAGCGGACGGAGATTATGCCAAAGTATACAATGACCGGGGATACGTGGTTTTAAAAGTTGTTTTCAGCAGCGGCGTTCGGCCAGGAATGCTTGTAGTACCTAAAGGATGGCAAGCGGATCAATTTAAAGAAGGGCATTACTCCGACCTGGTGGGAAATTTGGTTGACGATTATAGGCTGAATAATAATTATTTTGATACCTTATGCGAAATGGAAAAAGTATAA
- a CDS encoding sensor histidine kinase codes for MAESNGRIPAQEEQIAALKNALTLLESAREAEYRRISRELHDEVGQSLTSLLLQIKALQMEEMSAEAADGLNFLRTTVTDMLGNVRRLAQNLRPVVLENLGLVAAIEWYAEGLMEHADIDIACRLPRERLVISERIELAAYRIVQEGLTNILRHAKANNVVIHLNAYNGKLILSIRDDGCGMNTDNKRNGLGLSGMRERAMLLGGSLRILSGIGQGTQLIVELPLSEKGDAQ; via the coding sequence ATGGCGGAATCAAATGGACGCATCCCTGCCCAAGAGGAACAGATCGCCGCGCTGAAAAACGCCCTGACTTTATTGGAGAGCGCGCGGGAAGCTGAATATCGCCGGATTTCCCGGGAACTCCATGATGAGGTCGGGCAATCCCTTACTTCCTTATTGCTGCAAATCAAAGCCCTGCAAATGGAAGAAATGTCGGCGGAAGCGGCGGATGGGCTGAATTTTTTGCGTACGACCGTTACCGATATGTTGGGGAATGTACGCCGTCTCGCGCAAAACCTGCGGCCTGTTGTCCTGGAGAATCTCGGTCTGGTTGCGGCTATCGAGTGGTATGCCGAAGGCTTGATGGAGCACGCCGACATCGACATTGCCTGCCGCCTGCCCCGGGAAAGACTGGTGATCAGCGAACGGATCGAATTGGCGGCATACCGGATCGTCCAGGAGGGGTTAACCAATATCCTTCGCCATGCCAAGGCCAACAATGTGGTGATTCATTTAAATGCCTATAACGGTAAGCTGATCCTCTCGATCCGCGACGACGGCTGTGGTATGAATACAGATAATAAACGGAATGGGCTTGGCCTGAGCGGGATGCGGGAACGGGCCATGCTTTTGGGCGGCAGCCTGCGTATCCTAAGTGGAATCGGCCAGGGAACTCAGCTGATTGTTGAGCTTCCGCTGTCAGAGAAAGGAGACGCTCAATGA
- a CDS encoding TorD/DmsD family molecular chaperone, producing MQKTTQQEMQTAIAASDLYQLLAMWLQLPTREIAAGLLNGSLAEDVLAIFDELGFPAHLQKGLKSVFSQIQEESKSQEELFSDLRKEYTRLFTHPKQPQIHIYESLFLFNPEGDEARPSLFISPAALDAERCYKKAGVARAKEVNEPGDHMATEMEFMMFLYLQKAKALQEGDRTEVERRGKEIQEFYEIHLQKWAKEFFARCSTLSEHPFFKTVGEIGSIFMKEMLPAH from the coding sequence ATGCAAAAAACAACCCAACAGGAAATGCAAACGGCGATCGCAGCCTCGGATCTCTATCAACTGCTGGCGATGTGGCTGCAGCTGCCAACCAGGGAAATTGCGGCAGGTTTGTTGAATGGAAGTCTAGCCGAGGATGTCCTGGCTATTTTTGATGAACTGGGATTTCCTGCTCACCTGCAGAAAGGTTTGAAGTCGGTATTTTCACAAATTCAGGAGGAGAGCAAAAGTCAGGAAGAGCTCTTTTCTGATTTGCGGAAAGAGTATACCCGCTTGTTCACCCACCCGAAGCAGCCCCAGATCCATATTTATGAATCCCTCTTTCTCTTTAATCCGGAAGGAGACGAGGCAAGGCCATCCCTATTCATCAGCCCGGCGGCTTTGGATGCGGAACGCTGTTATAAAAAAGCAGGCGTGGCCCGTGCCAAGGAAGTCAACGAACCCGGCGATCATATGGCAACAGAGATGGAATTCATGATGTTTCTTTATCTGCAGAAAGCTAAAGCCTTGCAGGAAGGCGACCGGACTGAAGTTGAGCGGAGAGGGAAAGAAATACAGGAGTTTTACGAGATCCATTTGCAGAAATGGGCGAAAGAATTTTTTGCCCGCTGTAGCACCTTGAGTGAGCATCCCTTTTTTAAGACGGTGGGCGAAATCGGAAGTATTTTTATGAAAGAAATGTTGCCGGCTCATTAA
- the nrfD gene encoding NrfD/PsrC family molybdoenzyme membrane anchor subunit, which translates to MSEKVQKKIFTQPLFIIFALLTIVGLVCWFLQLTKGLQLTHLNNYNTWGLYIIGFMIFTGIAAGSLIIASSAYLFPAMAEYKPYTRIAAFVGAIGSVVAAGLFIIVDIGNPERAWHIITSANIASPMFWDTVILGIYVILGIFYTRQLMAVHAGQKEEKSLKAISIVSFIAGLSVMVTSFVFALQVARPLWNNPAEPVSFLAAALVVALALLLIIFAILNKSGYIDISLEKLNKLGKLAAVFLFFELFVVLGETAIGLYAGTGEEAEIIHWLVTGEGAPFFWIELIAILAGLVLLLSRKSGALILGSAAAILAVFMIKYNLLQAQLLNPLITYAGPPGYGGGEGVYLPSFIEIGVAVGIISLGGLLVMIGLDKLSLGIKSGLNMSGLERGIKSKQA; encoded by the coding sequence ATGAGTGAAAAAGTACAAAAGAAGATCTTTACCCAACCCCTGTTTATCATCTTCGCCCTGCTCACCATAGTGGGCCTCGTCTGCTGGTTCCTGCAGCTGACCAAAGGGCTGCAGCTTACTCATCTGAACAACTACAACACCTGGGGCCTCTACATCATCGGCTTCATGATCTTCACCGGCATCGCGGCCGGCTCGCTGATCATCGCTTCCTCGGCCTATCTTTTTCCGGCCATGGCGGAATACAAGCCCTATACCCGGATCGCCGCTTTTGTGGGAGCCATCGGCAGCGTGGTAGCCGCAGGGCTCTTTATCATCGTGGACATCGGCAACCCGGAGCGGGCCTGGCATATCATCACTAGCGCCAATATCGCTTCCCCCATGTTCTGGGACACCGTGATCCTGGGCATCTATGTGATCCTTGGTATTTTCTATACCCGCCAGCTCATGGCGGTACACGCGGGACAGAAAGAAGAAAAATCTCTGAAAGCGATTTCCATCGTATCCTTTATTGCCGGGCTCTCCGTCATGGTGACCTCCTTTGTCTTTGCCCTGCAGGTAGCGAGACCGTTGTGGAACAACCCGGCGGAGCCGGTGTCGTTCTTAGCCGCTGCTTTGGTTGTCGCCTTAGCCCTCTTACTCATCATCTTTGCCATACTGAATAAAAGCGGCTATATCGACATAAGCTTGGAAAAGCTTAACAAGCTCGGTAAACTGGCCGCGGTATTCCTGTTCTTTGAGCTATTTGTTGTCCTCGGGGAAACCGCCATCGGCTTGTATGCCGGAACAGGGGAAGAAGCGGAGATCATCCATTGGCTGGTAACCGGAGAAGGGGCGCCGTTTTTCTGGATAGAGCTGATAGCGATCCTCGCCGGACTGGTGCTTCTGTTAAGCAGGAAGTCAGGAGCCTTAATCTTAGGTTCAGCAGCAGCGATCTTGGCTGTCTTTATGATCAAGTACAATCTCCTTCAGGCCCAGCTTTTGAATCCGCTGATCACTTATGCGGGGCCCCCCGGATACGGCGGCGGAGAAGGGGTCTATCTGCCCTCTTTCATTGAGATTGGCGTGGCTGTGGGCATTATCTCCCTGGGGGGACTGCTGGTGATGATTGGGTTGGATAAACTCAGCCTGGGGATAAAATCCGGTCTGAACATGTCCGGCTTAGAGCGCGGAATTAAGTCCAAACAGGCCTAA